A window of Echeneis naucrates chromosome 13, fEcheNa1.1, whole genome shotgun sequence contains these coding sequences:
- the LOC115052726 gene encoding diacylglycerol kinase delta-like isoform X1: MAVAGGPESVAARCLEESSDSEPEQEPGTPQKLIRKVSTSGQIRSKTVLKEGNLMKQTNSFQRWKRRYFKLRGRTLYYAQTAKSIIFDEVDLTDASVAESSTKNINNSFTVITPCRRLILCADNRKEMEEWMAALRSVQNRQNYESTQYSMDHFSGMHNWYACSHARPTYCNVCREALSGVTSHGLSCEVCKFKAHKRCAVRATNNCKWTTLASIGRDIIEDEDGVSMPHQWLEGNLPVSAKCNVCDKTCGSVLRLQDWRCLWCKAMVHSSCKEQLSSKCPLGQCKVSVIPPTALNSIDSDGFWKASCPPSCTSPLLVFVNSKSGDNQGVKFLRRFKQLLNPAQVFDLMNGGPHLGLRLFQKFDTFRILVCGGDGSVGWVLSEIDALMLHKQCQLGVLPLGTGNDLARVLGWGSACDDDTQLPQILEKLERASTKMLDRWSIMVYETKFPRQHSASTVTEDCSDDSEVQQILTYEDSVAAHLSKILTSDQHSVVISSAKVLCETVKDFVARVGKAYEKNTESSEESEAMAKKCGVLKEKLDSLLKTLNEESQASTVLPTVPPPTIAEEQEEVEGVTLAPPVHHPLTPLHVHTTTSSTTCPRTSTTSTPATAIFKPREQLMLRANSLKKAIRQIIEQTEKAVDEQNAQTQQHQVFSLSRAEEEDGLVEEEEEEDLEEDKMSLHSSYSAKHRNACRVSKTPCEKLINKGSLSLGSPVSLPVQTGSRENMPMLNTKILYPGLRAGISGSLSSSSVISRLLVNADPFNCDPDNMDCYTEKCVMNNYFGIGLDAKISLDFNNKRDEHPEKCRSRTKNMMWYGVLGTKELLHRTYKNLEQRVLLECDGRPIPLPSLQGIAVLNIPSYAGGTNFWGGTKEDDTFTAPSFDDKILEVVAVFGSMQMAVSRVINLQHHRIAQCRTVKITILGDEGVPVQVDGEAWIQSPGYIQIIHKNRTQTLTRDRAFESTLKSWEDKQKCEFPRTPPPQPSQPALAFQPEIISEEEASLVRVFGQAAGALIHSIREVAQSHHSMEQELAHAVNASSKAMDIVYANSKSSGGFSCSVVVQMVSNVKALLSETELLLAGKMSMQLDPPQQEQLNAALNSVAQQLRRLADVPWLCPIIDPSDHEGPLTDFSKRSRSAKFRLVPKFKKDKNNKNKEMCATHSLPVNQWGTEEVGAWLDFLCLTEYKDIFIGHDVRGAELIHLERRDLKDLGVTKVGHMKRILQGIRELNRNSSASEA, encoded by the exons ATGGCGGTGGCTGGAGGACCGGAGTCCGTCGCGGCCCGGTGCCTAGAGGAGTCATCGGACAGCGAACCGGAGCAGGAGCCTGGAACCCCGCAGAAACTCATCCGAAAAGTTTCCACGTCCGGCCAGATCCGCAGCAAG actgtgttgaaggaGGGAAACCTAATGAAGCAGACCAACTCGTTCCAGCGCTGGAAGAGACGATACTTCAAATTGAGGGGACGGACTCTATATTACGCTCAGACTGCCAAG TCAATAATCTTTGATGAAGTGGATCTGACCGATGCCAGCGTTGCCGAGTCCAGCACCAAGAACATcaacaacagtttcact GTTATCACCCCCTGCAGACGTCTGATTCTGTGTGCAGACAACAGGAAGGAGATGGAAGAGTGGATGGCAGCACTGCGCAGTGTCCAGAACAGACAGAATTATGAG TCCACCCAGTACAGCATGGACCACTTCAGTGGGATGCACAACTGGTATGCTTGTTCTCATGCCAGACCAACGTACTGTAACGTCTGCAGGGAGGCTCTATCAGGAGTGACATCACACGGGCTGTCTTGTGAAG TGTGCAAGTTTAAAGCCCATAAACGCTGTGCAGTCAGAGCTACCAACAACTGTAAATGGACCACACTGGCTTCCATTGGGAGGGACATCATCGAGGACGAGGATGGG GTGTCAATGCCTCATCAGTGGTTAGAGGGTAATCTCCCAGTCTCTGCCAAATGTAACGTCTGTGATAAAACGTGTGGCAGTGTCCTCCGTCTGCAGGACTGGAGGTGTCTCTGGTGTAAAGCCATG GTGCACTCAAGCTGTAAGGAGCAATTGTCATCCAAGTGTCCTTTGGGACAGTGTAAAGTGTCTGTCATCCCTCCAACTGCACTGAACAGCATTGACTCTGATG GTTTCTGGAAGGCTTCTTGTCCTCCATCCTGTACCAGTCCTCTCTTGGTGTTTGTCAACTCTAAAAGTGGAGACAATCAGGGCGTCAAGTTCCTAAGACGCTTCAAGCAGCTGCTGAATCCAGCTCAGGTGTTCGACCTGATGAACGGAGGACCACACCTGGG GCTGCGACTATTCCAGAAGTTTGATACATTCAGGATCCTGGTATGTGGAGGAGATGGCAGCGTTGGGTGGGTTCTCTCAGAGATCGATGCCTTAATGCTGCATAAGCAG TGTCAGCTGGGTGTTCTTCCTCTAGGGACTGGGAATGATTTGGCCCGAGTTCTAGGCTGGGGTTCAGCCTGTGATGATGACACTCAGCTGCCTCAGATACTGGAGAAACTGGAAAGAGCCAGCACCAAGATGTTAGACAG ATGGAGCATCATGGTTTACGAGACCAAGTTTCCACGGCAACACTCTGCCTCCACTGTCACTGAGGACTGTAGTGACGACTCTGAG GTTCAGCAGATCCTGACTTATGAGGACTCAGTGGCTGCTCACCTGTCCAAAATCCTGACCTCAGACCAGCACTCTGTTGTTATCTCCTCTGCTAA GGTTTTGTGTGAGACAGTAAAGGACTTTGTGGCTCGTGTTGGAAAAGCTTATGAGAAGAACACAGAGAGTTCAGAGGAGTCAGAGGCCATGGCCAAAAAG tgtggcGTCCTGAAGGAGAAACTGGACTCTCTTTTGAAGACTTTGAACGAGGAGTCTCAGGCCTCCACCGTCCTCCCCACAGTGCCTCCCCCCACCATTgctgaggagcaggaagaggtcGAGGGAGTCACCCTGGCACCTCCAGTCCATCATCCCCTAACACCCCTCCATGTTCACACCACAACCAGCTCCACCACTTGCCCACGTACCAGCACCACTTCCACACCTGCAACGGCCATCTTTAAGCCCAGAGAGCAGCTTATGCTAAGGGCCAACAGTCTGAAGAAAGCCATCAGACAGATAATtgaacaaacagagaaag CTGTGGATGAACAAAATGCACAGACTCAACAGCATCAGGTTTTCTCCCTGAGTcgggctgaggaggaggatggcctggtggaggaggaagaggaggaggatctgGAGGAGGATAAGATGTCTCTGCACTCATCATACAGTGCCAAACACCGCAATGCATGCAGAG TCAGTAAGACACCCTGTGAAAAGCTGATCAATAAAGGCAGCCTGTCACTAGGCAGCCCTGTGTCACTTCCGGTCcagacaggaagcagggagAATATGCCCATGCTCAACACAAAGATCCTTTATCCAG gtctCAGAGCCGGTATCTCAGGATCTCTGTCCAGTAGCTCCGTGATCAGTCGGCTGCTGGTGAATGCGGACCCCTTCAACTGTGATCCTGATAACAT GGACTGCTACACTGAGAAATGTGTCATGAACAACTACTTTGGTATTGGACTGGATGCTAAAATCTCTTTGGACTTTAACAACAAGAGAGATGAACATCCTGAGAAGTGCAG gAGTCGTACTAAGAATATGATGTGGTATGGAGTTCTTGGAACCAAAGAGCTCCTACACAGAACCTACAAGAACCTGGAGCAAAGAGTTTTACTGGAG TGTGATGGGCGTCCAATCCCTCTTCCTAGTCTTCAGGGCATTGCAGTGTTGAACATCCCAAGTTACGCCGGAGGAACCAACTTCTGGGGAGGAACCAAAGAGGATGAT ACATTCACTGCTCCGTCCTTTGATGATAAAATCCTTGAGGTGGTGGCAGTGTTTGGCAGCATGCAGATGGCAGTGTCCCGAGTCATCAATCTGCAGCACCATCGTATCGCACAG TGTCGGACAGTGAAGATCACCATTCTGGGAGATGAAGGTGTCCCTGTTCAGGTGGACGGGGAGGCGTGGATCCAGTCTCCAGGTTACATCCAGATCATACACAAGAACAGAACCCAGACCCTGACCAGAGACCGA GCTTTTGAGAGTACCCTGAAGTCATGGGAGGACAAGCAGAAGTGTGAATTTCCCCGGACACCCCCTCCTCAACCTTCCCAGCCCGCCCTGGCCTTCCAGCCAGAGATTATCTCTGAGGAAGAGGCCTCACTGGTCAGGGTGTTTGGCCAAGCAGCAGGAGCGCTCATACACAG TATCCGTGAGGTCGCTCAGTCTCACCACAGCATGGAACAGGAACTGGCTCATGCCGTCAATGCCAGCTCAAAGGCCATGGACATTGTCTATGCCAACTCCAAGAGCTCTGGG gGTTTCAGCTGCAGTGTGGTGGTTCAGATGGTCAGTAATGTGAAAGCTTTGCTCAGTGAGACTGAGCTGCTCCTGGCTGGGAAGATGTCCATG cagtTGGATCCTCCTCAGCAAGAGCAGTTGAATGCTGCTCTGAACTCTGTGGCCCAGCAGCTCCGGCGGTTGGCTGATGTTCCGTGGTTGTGTCCTATCATCGACCCCTCTGACCACGAG GGTCCTCTCACCGACTTCTCGAAGCGCAGTCGCAGTGCCAAGTTTCGTCTTGTACCGAAGTttaagaaagataaaaacaacaagaacaaggAGATGTGTGCGACTCACTCACTGCCAG TTAACCAGTGGGGGACCGAGGAGGTGGGTGCGTGGCTGGActtcctctgtctcactgagtacaaagacatttttattggaCATGACGTCCGCGGAGCTGAGCTCATTCACCTGGAGAGGAGGGACCTGAAG gACCTAGGAGTGACGAAAGTGGGCCACATGAAGAGGATCCTGCAGGGCATCAGAGAGTTGAACAGGAACAGCAGTGCCAGTGAGGCCTGA